AAATCCTGACAGACTTCTTTAAACAGGAGCTGATGAAATATTATACCGATGATTTAAATCCGTTAGGAAAGCAGATCATAGATATGTTCCTGGCAGGTGCTACGGTTAAGGAATATCTGGAAATCATCCCTATGAGATATTAGGATTGTCCGGAGGCCGGTGTTTCTGGAAACAGCGCACTTGTATACTAGTGCTTGACAATGAGATTATTTTCGCTTATTCTAAGTATGAACAGAATTTGAGAAAAGAGGTCATGATATGCGGCTGACAGAACGGTATTCCAAAGAGACAGGAAGGGAATATGCACTCCGGATGTTAAAGGATAATATCATACATCTTGATCTGGTTCCCGGGAGTATGCTGAGCGAGAATGAATTGTCCTCAGAGATGAATTTATCCCGGACTCCGGTGAGAGAAGCACTGATTGAGCTGTCAAAGGTGAAAATCGTGGAAATTTATCCTCAAAAGGGAAGCGCAGTGGCTTTGATCGATTATAAGCTGGTGGAAGAGGCGATTTTTATGCGCAATGTCCTGGAATGCGCAGTTGTGGAACTGGCTTGTAAGACGGCTGGGGAAGAAGCAGTCATGGGGTTGAGAGAGAATGTGAAGCTTCAGGAGTTTTATCTGGAAAATCGTTCTCCGGAGCGGCTTCTTAAGCTGGATGATGAATTTCACCGGCTGCTGTTTCACATAACCGGCAAGGACCAGGTTTATCAGCTCATGGACAGCATTACCATTCACTTTGACAGGATACGCAGCATGTCTCTGATTGCAGTAAAGGATCTAAAGACAATTTCCGACCATCAGGCCATTGTGGAAGCCATTGCTGCAAAGGATGGAAGCAAAGCAAAAGGATTGATGGAAAAGCATTTATCCAGATATAAAATCGATGAAGAAGCCTTGCGAAAGGAATATTCGGAGTATTTTCTGTGATGTTGGCTTTATGATTTAAATATAATATAAGCGGTAATAAGAGAAGGAAAGCCTCTTTCTCTTATTACCGCTTTTTTGTGATCTGATGTCAGGCAATTGAGAACGATTGACTTATACATTATAAACAAAAAAAAAGAAGATATTTATGAAATGTGCTGATTGAACTACTAGTATACTAGATATATACTTATGTCAGGACTTAATAGTCACAAACAATTGCATTTGGATAGGAATAAGAAGTAAGGAAACGGAGGTATTCAAACATGAAAATGATTATGCGTTGGTTTCCCTTTGGGGATGACAGCGTGACCCTTGGCCAGATCCGCCAGACACCGGGGGTTTCCGGTGTGGGCACCTGCCTGCCTAAGGTTCCTGTGGGACAAGTATGGCCCCTGGAGACCTTAAAAGCCCTGAAAAAGGAGATCAATGAGGCCGGTCTTGAGATGGAGGTAATCGAAAGCGTCAATATCCATGAAGACATAAAGAAAGGCCTTTCTACCAGGGACGAGTATATTGATGCTTATATAAAGACCCTGGAGCATTTAAGCCTTGTTGGGGTCAAGTGTCTCTGCTATAATTTTATGCCTGTGATGGACTGGGCACGTAGTGATCTTGCTTATCAGACAGACGACGGAAGCTATGTTATGGCTTACCGCCATGATGAGGTTTTACAGATGAATCCGGAAAAGATGGCAAAGGCCATGGAGGGAAAAGCCAGAGGATATTCTCTTCCAGGCTGGGAGCCGGAGCGGCTTTATGCCATGGCTCAGGACATTGAGTTTTATCAGTCCATGACACGGGAGCAATATTGGAATAATATGAAATATTTCCTGGATGCGGTAGTTCCTTATGCGGAGAAGTATGACATTAAGATGGCAATTCATCCAGATGATCCGCCATGGCCTCTTTATGGACTTCCAAAGGTCATTACCAATGCGGAAAATATCCGGACATTTCTTGATTTAAACAGCAATCCCTATAATGGATTGACCTTATGCACCGGCAGTCTGGGAAGCGATTTAAGCAATGACATTCCAGCCATGATGCGGGAGTTTGGAAACAGGAAGCGGATTCATTTTGCCCACATCAGGAATGTGCACCATATTTCGGATAAGGATTTTGATGAAGCGGCTCATCTTTCTTCCTGCGGGGATTTAGATATGTTTGCCATCGTAGAGGCTTTGTATGAATCTGGCTTTGAAGGATATATCCGTCCAGATCACGGCCGCATGATCTGGGGAGAACAGGCTCGTCCTGGATATGGTCTGTATGACCGGGCCATTGGAGCAAATTACCTGTTAGGTCTTTGGGAAGCCATTGATAAAACCCATAAAAAAAGAAAATAGGAGGCATGGATTTATGAAACTGAATCGGTCCTGTTTAACAAACCGGGAAGCCTGGGAAAAGGCTTCTGTAAAGCTGCCGGAATTTGACTGGGAAAAAATGAGGTCGACCACGGATAAGTCGCCGAAATGGATTCATTTTGGAGCAGGGAATATTTTCCGGGGATTCATCGCAGTCTTGCAGCAAAGCCTGCTAAACGAAGGTCTTGAGGAAAGCGGAATCATCGCGACAGATACCTTTGATTATGATATTATTGATAAAATATATACCCCCTTTGATAATATGACCATGATGGTCAGTTTAAAACCGGACGGAACCATGGACCGGGAGGTAGTGGCAAGCGTTGCCAGGGGCGTAAAAGCTGATGTGAGCAATGAAACAGATTTCGGATATCTGGTGCAGACGTTTGAGAACCCTTCTCTTCAGATGGTAAGCTTTACCATCACTGAAAAAGGATATGCCCTAGCCAATTTCCGCGGAGAGCTTTTTCCTGTTGTGGAAAAGGATATGGAAGATGGTCCGGAAAAAGCCACCCATGCTATGAGCGTGGTGACAGCCCTTCTTCTTAAACGGTATCTTGCAGGAGGTTCACCTTTGGCACTGGTCAGCATGGACAATTGCAGCCATAACGGAGAAAAATTAAGAGACAGCATCGTATCCATCGCTGAAGCATGGACAAAGAAGGGTTATGCTTCCGAGAGTTTCCTTTCCTGGGTTCAGGATGAAAACAAGGTTTCCTTCCCCTGGTCCATGATCGATAAGATCACTCCGCGGCCAGCTGAAGTGGTGCAAAAATTACTGGAGGAAGATGGAATCGAAGATATGGCGCCCATCATCACCAGCAAAAACACATATATTGCCCCATTTGTCAATGCTGAAATTCCTCAGTATTTAGTGGTAGAAGACCGCTTTCCAAACGGACGTCCGGCACTTCATAAGGCTGGGGTATACATGACAGACCGGGATACGGTAAATAAGACAGAGCGTATGAAGGTTACCACCTGCTTAAATCCTCTGCACACAGCACTGGCAGTATACGGGTGTCTGTTGGGATATAACAGCATTGCTGCAGAGATGAGAGATGAGGACTTAACAGCCCTTGTCGAGCGGATCGGCTACAAAGAAGGCCTTCCGGTGGTTACAGATCCGGGAATCTTAAGCCCTGAGGATTTTATCAAAGAGGTTATTGAATACCGTCTGCCAAATCCATTTATTCCCGATGCCCCGCAGAGAATTGCAACCGATACCAGCCAGAAGATCCCCATCCGTTTTGGAGAGACCATAAAGGCTTATCTGGCAGATGAAAATCTGGATGTGCAGACCTTAACCGCAATTCCGCTGGCGATTGCCAGCTGGCTCCGTTATCTCCTGGGTGTGGATGATGAGGGAAATGCCATGGAGATCAGCAGTGATCCCATGCTTTCAGAATTAAAAGAACAGTTAAAGGGAATCAGGCTGGGAGAAAAGCCTGAAGGAAAAGAGGGACTTGAAGAGATCCTGTCCAATCCTGTTCTTTTTGGAACTGATTTGGTTAAAGCAGGACTTTCCGGAAAAATTGAAACCATGCTTTATGAAATGCTAGAAGGTCCAGGAGCAGTGAGAAAGACACTGCAGCGGTATGTAAAATAATACTATAAAATGGGGAACCCCTGGTTATTGAAACCAGGGGTTCCCTGTGTTATAATGGGCCTGTCAGAAAGAAAGTACCAGAAAGGTGGACAAGGCCCGTGAACATACAAATTTTTGGAACCGGAAAATGTTTTGAGACCAAGAAGGCACAACGCTATTTTAAGGAACGCGGAATCAAATATCAGTTTATTGATATGAAAGAAAAAGGGCTGAGCAAAGGCGAGTACAATGGGGTCAAGCAGGCGGTAGGAGGACTGGACGCGATGCTTGATGAAACTTGCAAGGATCAGGAAGCCCTTGCGCTTATCAGATACATTGCCGGTGAGGATAAAGATGAAAAGGTCTTAGAGAACCAGAAGGTACTGAAAACTCCCATTGTCAGAAACGGAAGGCTGGCTACGGTTGGATACCGGCCGGAGGTGTGGAAGAATTGGAGTTAGGCTTATAGAATGAAAGGAGCGAGGAGAAGACATGATGAAAAAGCCAGAGAAAGATCAGATGTGGGTATTTAATAAGGATATAGAAGGTGTTCAGGCTTCCGAAGGCGTTGTCAGAAAGGTTCTGGCATACTGTGATGGAATGATGTGTGTGGAAAACCAGTTTGAGAAGGGGGCTATTGGAAACCTCCACAGCCACCCCCATACCCAGATTACCTATGTTGCCAGCGGAAAGTTTGAGTTCACCATTGGTGATGAAAAGAATGTCGTAGAGGCAGGAGATACTCTTTTAAAGCAGGATGGCATCGTACACGGATGCGTTTGCCTTGAAAAGGGGATTTTGGTAGATATTTTTACACCTATGAGAGAAGATTTTTTATAAATAACAGGGTCTTCGGAGAAATAAAAATAGGACATGTGAAATAAATCTATTGATAAAAATGGTATAATATGCTATAAAGAAAGCACAGTGAAGTTAAAGGAGGTGATAGGGATGGGAAAGTATGTTTGTGAGCCATGCGGATATGTGTACGATCCTGAAATCGGTGATCC
This genomic stretch from Lacrimispora sphenoides harbors:
- a CDS encoding GntR family transcriptional regulator, which gives rise to MRLTERYSKETGREYALRMLKDNIIHLDLVPGSMLSENELSSEMNLSRTPVREALIELSKVKIVEIYPQKGSAVALIDYKLVEEAIFMRNVLECAVVELACKTAGEEAVMGLRENVKLQEFYLENRSPERLLKLDDEFHRLLFHITGKDQVYQLMDSITIHFDRIRSMSLIAVKDLKTISDHQAIVEAIAAKDGSKAKGLMEKHLSRYKIDEEALRKEYSEYFL
- the uxuA gene encoding mannonate dehydratase — protein: MKMIMRWFPFGDDSVTLGQIRQTPGVSGVGTCLPKVPVGQVWPLETLKALKKEINEAGLEMEVIESVNIHEDIKKGLSTRDEYIDAYIKTLEHLSLVGVKCLCYNFMPVMDWARSDLAYQTDDGSYVMAYRHDEVLQMNPEKMAKAMEGKARGYSLPGWEPERLYAMAQDIEFYQSMTREQYWNNMKYFLDAVVPYAEKYDIKMAIHPDDPPWPLYGLPKVITNAENIRTFLDLNSNPYNGLTLCTGSLGSDLSNDIPAMMREFGNRKRIHFAHIRNVHHISDKDFDEAAHLSSCGDLDMFAIVEALYESGFEGYIRPDHGRMIWGEQARPGYGLYDRAIGANYLLGLWEAIDKTHKKRK
- a CDS encoding mannitol dehydrogenase family protein — translated: MKLNRSCLTNREAWEKASVKLPEFDWEKMRSTTDKSPKWIHFGAGNIFRGFIAVLQQSLLNEGLEESGIIATDTFDYDIIDKIYTPFDNMTMMVSLKPDGTMDREVVASVARGVKADVSNETDFGYLVQTFENPSLQMVSFTITEKGYALANFRGELFPVVEKDMEDGPEKATHAMSVVTALLLKRYLAGGSPLALVSMDNCSHNGEKLRDSIVSIAEAWTKKGYASESFLSWVQDENKVSFPWSMIDKITPRPAEVVQKLLEEDGIEDMAPIITSKNTYIAPFVNAEIPQYLVVEDRFPNGRPALHKAGVYMTDRDTVNKTERMKVTTCLNPLHTALAVYGCLLGYNSIAAEMRDEDLTALVERIGYKEGLPVVTDPGILSPEDFIKEVIEYRLPNPFIPDAPQRIATDTSQKIPIRFGETIKAYLADENLDVQTLTAIPLAIASWLRYLLGVDDEGNAMEISSDPMLSELKEQLKGIRLGEKPEGKEGLEEILSNPVLFGTDLVKAGLSGKIETMLYEMLEGPGAVRKTLQRYVK
- a CDS encoding arsenate reductase family protein, translating into MNIQIFGTGKCFETKKAQRYFKERGIKYQFIDMKEKGLSKGEYNGVKQAVGGLDAMLDETCKDQEALALIRYIAGEDKDEKVLENQKVLKTPIVRNGRLATVGYRPEVWKNWS
- a CDS encoding cupin domain-containing protein — encoded protein: MKKPEKDQMWVFNKDIEGVQASEGVVRKVLAYCDGMMCVENQFEKGAIGNLHSHPHTQITYVASGKFEFTIGDEKNVVEAGDTLLKQDGIVHGCVCLEKGILVDIFTPMREDFL